The Apus apus isolate bApuApu2 chromosome 1, bApuApu2.pri.cur, whole genome shotgun sequence nucleotide sequence TAATCTTCACCTTCAGACTGGAAAGGTAGTCCATTTATTCTTGCTTTCTGCACACCCCAGGTCCTCTTTTCACAAACTGGACAGCTGTTGGAGATCTTCCTGTCTTTCTCCTCTTAGATTACCCTGGACTTTTTAATTAGAGTCCTTATTCCATGATGTGCTAGAAAATGTTTGGCCCTTTGTGGCATTACAGTCTTCTCATTCTTTTGaatctgttttttccccaaataaatcaaaaggaaaTTTGCATTATTTGAACTCTGTGATAGTGCCTTTCTGAAAGGGATCCTAGAAGGACTATGAAAGTCTCAAGAGGCTCCTAAAGCACCTTAACTTAATCTCCAGTTTCCATAGTGCTAACATTCTTTGGCATAAAAACGTGGAAATTAAAgacctgaaatattttcctttttaaaatatacttactGTAGCTGCCTGATGTCTGGTATTGTAAATTGAATCCTGATCATATAAGCAGTTTGCTCCTTGGCTTTAAGCTTGAGGACAACAGCAAATGAGAAAGCTGAGCTTCATGGCCACAAGTTGTGCTTTTGGCCATGTTGTATTTCATAAATAGGTGATGGTGTATTGATGACAAATAAAAGAGTCTTCCTCAGTGCTAAAGGGAACTGGTGGTGAGGTAAAAGAACCAGTAACGTAAACAGCTTTTAACTTCTTTGCCAAAGCAAGTGGCTTGTAGGAAAAGACAAATATGGAATTTTTTTCAGCCAGCAAGCTCAATGGCATTTTGCTGCAGTGGGGTTATTGTACCTTCCTGAGTTAAGAGCCAGCTGGTTTTCCTTGGGTGTTGTGGTTTTGCAGATATGGCAGTGGGGAAGTTTTATGTTGAAATTCTTACTTGGCCCTGTAATCTTAATATAATGTAATGATTAACAGGACTATCTTGATATGGAGGAGCCTCTTCCTTCTGCAAGAGAAGGAGGATTTGGCCTCTGCTTCTTCAGTCTTAAAGTGTCCCAGTTTTGTTTATTATTCATATCTactgagaaaaaacacagacatgtaaaaatgtaaataaataaaccccagGACAGATCTGTTATTTGTGAACTGGATTATCTTTCATAATTTTAGGTGACTAACTTTTAGGCATTTAGTCTGGGCTGTCTTTTCAGATGCAAGCCTGTATACACTGAATACACCATGTGAGGTgctcctctcttccctttctgccctgagccccagcagctgcattGGGTTCATCATCTTGTTTTCAGACAGGGCCAGTGAGGCAAGATCCATCACCTTTGGCCTCTCCCTGTGTTCAGCCTCCTTAGACAAAACCTGGTGGGCACCTGACGTGCAGTGTGGTGGCAGTGGCACCCACAGCTGTGACAGTCTGCTCCCTGGGAGACCCTGGAAACACAAGCCAGCAGCAAGAGGTTTTTGGAAGATAAGGGGTAGAAGTTAGGTGAATTGcatgcagcagctgtgagtcCCTCGGATCACTGCTGGTGGAGGATGGTGGTTTCACCCTGGTGTGTTGCTGTGGCAGTTCCTGGCTGTTGGGAGAAGTCACTACAGTTTCTGCCTTTAAACACCTTTGTATGTAACTGCAGTTGCATCAATTAATCTCTCGTGCTGGGATTGGTTTTCATGGGCTTCACCAAGAAACTCTTTTAGGGAAGAGAAAACTCTTCAATTATAATAGTGTTACTGAATTTTCTAAAATCAAAACTcttaaatgaataaattaatgaGGGCCATGGGAGAGAGAAAACTTTATGGTGGACAGATTTGATCTGAATTTACAAGTATTTCAGCTTTTATGGTCTGTATTTCTTAAACTATTGCCAGGGTCTAATCAGGGTCTATAATCAGGGTCTAACTCAGTCCAGATGCACACTAAAAATGTCAGAAGGCAAAAATCCGATTTTTCAAAAATGCTCTGGTGTGTTTCAAAGGTGCATACCATGTTTCAGAGATTTGCTTCACCACATCCCCCTTGGGACTGGCTGCATTGAGCCAGCAGTGGGGGCCAGCCCTATAGActcagccctgggcagcctggggatGCAGCATCTGCCAATCCTGCCATGTTTTGGAGCAGGGCAGATGTGTTGGGACATGAGTTTTGGGACTCCCCAGCTGACTCTGAGTCTGGAGCAAGGCAGGGGCTGGTAGTGCATACAGACAGCTGGTGGGCAGGTGGCTGGAGATAAACTCATGACCAAGTACAGGGAAGCTGGTGAAGCCTGAGCCCAGGGGGGCTGAAACTGTACTCGAAAACCACACTGTGCCAGGCAGGCTGGCACAGAGCTCTTGAAGCAGGTGCCTGCAGCACGGTCTCCCTTGCTGGCCCCCCAGGCTTCCTCTCTTTTGGCTACCGGGGTTGCTGTCAGTCTGCTGCTAgagggttggttggtttggtttttttcattagcttGTCACGAGCAGTTGGTGcaaatcacttttatttttttttaattgcttttctttctccccctcaTTAGAGGGTCTGGACACATGTGCAGCAACATCACTTGAgttcccaggcacagagaagggcagggctgcatcgctgggaagagcaggggaACAAAAGTTCAGGTTTTGGAAGGAGGAGGTCCTGGGAAACTTCTCAGCAGCAAAAACGCAGCTTGGTAAAGAGTCCCAAATGTGGTGTCAGGAACCTGGAGTCTGGGATTGAGAAGGGCTGGCAACCTTGTCATGTCCTTTCCTATAGTCTtatctgctgcagctctgccagtcTTTAGACTGTATTAGCTCCTTGTACAAAGATTTCCATAGTTCTCCTgtacaaacaaaaagaaaaagtaattcctTAATGCTGTAAGTTGCATAGTTTGTTTCTGGCTTCCTTAACATCCCCGTGGTCTATGACTACATCATCCCCTCTGTGCAATGGGAGAGCTAACTGTGCAACTACTTGCATAGGAGCATGAGTTGAGAAGAGTAAGTGCAAACTTCCTAATTGTTATTCCTTCAGAGCTTGCTTCTATCCCGAGCAGGAGCACCACTTTAACCTCATCCTTAAGCCCTTGTGTATTTATGTACCTAGATGTCAGCTTGTGACTCTATCCCTTTTTAATGCTTGGAGAGGGAGATGCTGTTTGTCTGAGCTACGTTTAAGCAGTGAGCTTGACACAATTTACAATGCAAACTAATTGTGTTCCCCACCAGTCTGTGACTTGACATTAGCTGTGTCTCTTGCCTCTACTTTAGGTACTTGAAAACCCTGTTGTATTTTACTGGGCTACTGAAATTCAGGCTGGTAAAACACCAGTATATGGATATTGAAAAGATGCTGTGCAACTCACAAGTAGGCACAGGTTAACAGAGTGGGAATTATCAGTGAATTGTTTATTATTTGTGCTTTGCTCTGCATGAGGCGGCTGAGTCTGACTGATGCCTCAAGCCTGGCAGGCGCAGCTCCCACCACCAGCCCATCCACTGCAGGGCTGAGACCTTGGCCTCAGCCCCCCCAAACCACAGCAaagggctgatgaggggcagAGAGTACATTTGGCTGGTGCCTAAGAGACTGCCTTTCTGTTTGTGCATGTTGTGCAAATATTGAAGAGGCAGTAACCCCTCCTCTAGCAATTTAAAAACCTAAACTGATCCTGTTCACATGAATGGATGCTGGTTTAACTGCTACTTGTTCATTATACTTCCTATCTCTTTGacctttgtctttttctctcgCTTTCTAATCTGGAAAGCTGTTGTAAAGGTTATGTTTTAGAAAGTGgtctgtacctttttttttaaagaatacagAAATCAAACAtattaaggaaggaaaatactaatcaattttcttggtttgtttctaGATGTTGGATTTTATAATTGTCTCAATACATGTTTTTCCAGGAACCATCATGGCCAGACTATGTCTAGCAGGATTTGCCTCATTGAACAGCTTTATTCCATTACCTGGGGTGCCAGAGGCTAAGCTACCCCAATCAAGCACCATGTAGGCACTTGGGTGGCTCCACAGAGTCAGCCAAAGTTGACCATGGCTGACACAGAGCTACAGCTAAGTCCCCTGCACTCTTGACTTCTCCTCCATAGTCCTCTACCTCTCCTGCTTGAGCTTCTCCTGGTCTGGGGAGTTTATTAGTGCTGGAGAAGTACTGGACTTGAGGTCACAGCATGAATGTGCCCTGGTCTGGTACAGGAAGAGGGAAGCCAGGGCAAGGATCCCCAAagctttcttcagcagcatctTGGATACCCCCTGGCTTCCTGCCTCTGTCTCTGTACTGGGCTGCTCACCTTCCTTACACTGTCTTTCTAATTTgggcccagagctggaaaaCCCTGAGCTGCTTCTGGACACGTCCAGCTCAAGGCCAGGGTACGGTGGAGCAGACTGCTGCAGTCaataaaagcagctgaattaGTGCTGGAAACAAATTGCCCTGGATGCTGCACATCTGTATTCCCCAATGCTGCATTTTAGCTACCAAGTCTAATGCAATTTAAGCTGGCTTTGTGTTGAATCAATGGTGGCGTAACATGTTGTCCTCTGGctgtttagaagaaaaaaaatctaaggaGTTAATCTCAGCTCATTTGTTGGGCAAATAACTTAATCTGTCTATCTCCATTTGCTCCATGTATATGAGGGTTtgtaatactgaaaaaaatgtggtgAAAGTTATTGTTTATAAAGTGCTTTgaaccttatttttttaaaaatagaaatagatgAGGAAGACAGAAAACCATCTAGGATCTTAATTTATCTCCATGGATTTGTTTAGAAagacatgattttttaaaaaacaaacctcctAGTTCAGACAAGCAAACAAATCTACTGTTTGGAAATGTGTGGTTTTTTCTGGCTGTGTTAGGCTCTCAGTGGGAAGAGTGATTGTATCATCATCTGCCTGAGATGTTTACAATTACGTTACCAGGTATTCAGGCACAGCTTTTCAGTCATGCCTTATACAAATCAGATGCTTGAGCAGAGCGACAGGCCATCATCATTAACCTGATTTCTGTGAAGGAGGCTGCCTTGCAGTGGTGAGTGTGGGCTGCCTGAATGTCACCTGCAAGTTTCTTTTCATGGAATTGTCAGCATGGCCGGATGGGCTGGGGAGAAACCCCGGTGCACAGAATGGTCCTGCTCTCAGCACTGGGGTAACACAGCACCTTGAGGCACTGCACTGACTGGTTCAACTACCCTCATCACATGCGGTTAATAAGAATTGCTGAATTTGGTTCACCTTAGGAAGGAGATGAATCATACACATTCTTTTCAATTTGTCTTCACTGAAGGGCTTCACAGGCTCTTGATCATCTGTGTCCTTCGCTTTTGAACTTGCTCCAATTCTCTGTACAAAGCAGATCTCAGATTagtttttgttatgtttttggtttggtttggattttttttgctataaCTGCAACACAGTTTTTCCTTTGGAGATGGACCTGGAGCTGCATATTGGATCCATAGCTACTTAGGCTTCTTGActggaattattttccttttttttagcTATATCTGTGAACTTACTGAATGTTTATGAACTGATGCATGGGCAGTCTCATCACTTTTaactgtttaaaacaaacaatattACTGTGTCCTGCGTGATGCAGTCAGGGTATAAACATATGTAATGTTGACTAGGAAATCAacatcttctgtttttcttcttcagcctcaTTGAGCTCTCAATTAGGGTTGTAGTAGGTTTTTCTCCCTCAGAAAAGTTGCAACACttcttttaaaaccattaaaaaacaaaaaaaacttctgGGAGCAATCCATCCAACATGAGGCAGTCAGTTGAGGTTCCTGTGTAGGGAATTCAGGCTTAAAACCTTCCTCTCAAACTGAAAGCACATCAGGGTGTCTTACAGGTATCTCATGGATGTGTCCTGACATCTGGGGTTAAAAGTCTGTCTCTTCTGCCCATAGTTCCCTTCTCATGATTAATGGTCTCCAACAGCTCCAAACTGGGAGCCCAAGAGAGCCCTCACAGAGAAGATATGGCAGCTTTACAGTTACAATATATAACCTGGGATACGGAACATGCATCTTCAAATTCCTCTTCTGAATAAAACAGAGTAGCAATTTCAGCCTTGATCTTCAGTCAGCTATGGTGGTGTCAATCTTTCTTTACATTTAGCACAAAATGTTGTCCTGAGAAGCTCTCCCTTAAAATTTTGCCCCAACACACAAGTTTTAGTTGATGAAGGAATCCTTAACCAGTCCCAGTAATGAATCcctgcaggagatgctgctaGGCTTTTCCACAAGACAAGCGCTCTGTGTGAGGCTTTCATGCAGTAACTGTGGTGTTATGATCCTTGGTGATCTCCATGCAGCTCCTGTTCCTGTGCCTGTGaatggctgggagcagagcccaggctcTGTGGGTGGGAAACTGTGTAAAATGTTCTGTATAGGTTGAGGGAGGTTGCACACTTTTCCATTCTTGGAGATACTCAGTGGGCTGAGGTCTTGGACAGCCTGGTCTAACTGACCCTGTTAAGAGAAGGGGTTGGACCTGCTGTGGTCCCTTCTGCCCTAAAGAATCCTATGATTCTTATTCAGATTTTCATCACCTCTGCAAATTGACAGATGTGCCCTTATATTGTCTATTATTCATGAAGCACCATGCAGCACTGCCATGGTTATGCCATCAAGCCCTCAGTGATACAGATGGCCTTGTCTGTTGATGTATCTGATGTTTCTGTACAGATGCTGTACCAGTTCTTGGACTGACAGACCCAAGACTCTGCTACTTGCTGGACGGATTCCTCTTCATTTACGCAGTCATCATAACAGCCCTTTTTGTGAAAGCAAAGGTCAGTCTATCCAAACACATTTGGCTTTATGGTGTAAACAACTTGGGCTTAGATGGAAAGTGGGGGTGGAGAGGAAGCATGTCTCTTAGAGGAATatctttgtatatttttatttccttggttttgttcttctgttttcctccttttccagtgCCAGCCTCAGCAACCTGCAGGAGTTATTTCTGTGGGCTCATGAATGGAGGGGAAGAGAGTATATGAGAGGATTTTGATGCTACAGTTAAGGTTGCAGGCAGAGATGCTGGATATTGTAGCTGGGAAATGCCAGCAGTGATGTGACTCTGCCATTGGCAAGAGAGGATGGTATATGCAGAAAATTTGGAATAGATGCCAAACTTGCAAATGATGTATTAAAATGTCTCTGGAAGTCAGACATCTTTGATAGAATGAGGGTGATGATGCAAATGATATAACCTGAGGAGAGGAGTCAGGGGGACAGGATGCACACAAGTTGAtttttagacattaggaggaaattagacattaggaggaaattagacattaggaggaacttctttactgtgaggttgATGAGACATTGGCCCAGcttgcccaaggaagctgtggatgctccatccccagaagcattcaagaccaggttggatggggctttgagcaacctgatctagtgggaggtgtcccagtCCATGTGAGGGGGTCGGAACTAGAttgtctttaaggtcccttcccaaaccattctgtgattctgtgagggGCTGTTGCTACCAAGCAGCAGCTGATCAGCATCCCTACAGAAAATTAGTGGCTTTAGTGCACTTCCACAGAAGTGGAAGATAATGTGATGGAGGCTTGTGGATTTTCAGGCATGTACATGCTGGGAGAGCTCTGCTGATCATCGGAGAGGAGCTGCCTGCCTCTCCCTGGCACAGGTCACTCCAATGAAATGGTGCTTTCAGCCAAGCCTAAGCCTTGGCCACTCTCTGCACATCTGGCTCAGCCACCCTCCAGAAGCAAAAGCTTCCTGAGCTTGGGATCTCAGCTTGTTCCCCTGTCAGGTTGTGGCTGAGCttaccagcagcagccccgaCAAGGTGATGTTGTGCTGCTGCCGGTGCCGCTCCGGCTCTTTGGTGGGAATGTTTCTCAGGACTGCAAAGCCAGtgctgaaggaaggaaggatgttTGGAGGAAATGAGGAGAACTCAGAAACGGCAAAGGAGAAACCTTTTTTGTTGTCAGTGTAAAACCTGACTGCAAATGAAAGTGCAGCTCTGGGACTGGAAGTATTTCTCAGGCTGCTGGAGGGCACACGGAGCATGCAGTgcacccaccagcagcagctctgcaccatAGCTAAGGAGTGCTCAGCAAAGCATCCAAGGAGGAGCATGAAGACAGCACAAGGAGCTGCCACAGCCCCAGAGAGCGTCTTAAACATGCTGCTGCGGGGGCAGATACTTCTGTGGTTTCTCCTGCTGGGGCTCCCTGCAGGGGCAGAACTTGAGGTTAGAAATGGCTCCTGTTTGGAAGCAGCAGCCCTCACCTTTAGGTCTGGGTGCACTCGCTGTCCTCCTGGGATGCCCAGCTGTTTGCTGGTGACATGCATAGCGTTCAGCTGCTGTTGcaggagggaaggcagcagaaggaaggggaaagccCTGCCTGTGGTTATGCCACCGGAGTCCCACAGCCTAaagcagcagaggtgctgcagctgaacCGCCACCATAAAGCACCAGGATGCTGGTGGGGCATTTTCCAAGTACCCTCTGTCTTGTCCAAAACCTAGGGATTTTTATAAATCTTACAAGCTGTGTCATATCTCTAACCTCACCTGCTGGCTGAAAACCTGCTGTTTGTGGAGCCTTTTGCCAAGGGCACAACCTCACCTCTTCTGTGAGCTTTTTATTTATGCACCACATGAACAATGTACATGAACATTTAGGCTCTGTTGCAAGAACCATGGGTTAAATGCTTGGTAAATAACTGGCCTCAGCAAAGGTTCAGTGGAGGGGGGGAAACACAGATGCACTGAGTAGCAGTAAACTGGTGTTACGTGCTAGTAAAATGGCCTGGCTGCTGAGAGCAACCTGGCTTGTGGATAAAAgtgccagcacagcagtggctgGTACTGCCTGTAGCCTCATCAGTGCCACAGGTTGGCTGTGTATGGGTTGCCCTCTTTCGGGACTGGGAATAACTTCTAGGAACGACGGAATGAAGGGGTGGAATGGAGCTACTGCCTCTCTGTTCACAGTATGGTATCTCTTCCAGTTTAGCCAGTCCTCTGAGCCACAGCTGCAACCAGGCCAGGATGATGTGTATAATGTAAGTAACTACTGgtttttgttcgtttgttttcAAGTCTGCTCCCCAGACAGATAGTGAATTGCCTGTGGATCACAAAACCTTATGACCCTGCTAACGAAAGGGTATACCCAAGAGTGCAGAACAGCAActgcaaggaggaaaaataaaacttgacaGAGGCAGCTTCCATTGTCACTTGTCTGTCTCGATGCTAGAAGATACATGGGCTGTAGGCTCCTGATTTGATCCACCAAGCTGAAGGTGTACCAGGCACCCAGGCCATTTCAGAGGCAGTGCTCAGTGTGCTGTGCTACATAACACACCTCCgagagctctgtgtgtgtgtgtgtgtgcggcCACCAGGCTGCAATatgtgctctgctcttgtgtCATTGAGTGTGTGGAGCCTGAGCCATCACAGCCCAACATCCCTGAGCCTTCCTGTTGCTCTGCAGCATGAGACCTGTTGTGCCAGGCTGTACCTGCTGTGCCCTGATCGTAGCCAGCATCAGATGATTCTTCATGCAGTGAAAGAAGACAAAGACAAGatcctgtctgtccttcctagCTAAATTGCTCACTCATGGCAATATTCAACTCTAGCTATTTTTGCTATGTCTAGTtgtcttttaattcttttttctctcatggTTTTGACCATAGCCACATCCTGTGCTGACTTCTACTGTCTAACTGGGTAATGTATGAATgctaatgctttttttccagttgaagATGTGTTGCCTGTCACCTTTCAGTAGCACTCTGtcagctgtgttttctgacCTGAAATTTCTCCTTTGCCCTCTACCAAGGTAACCTTTCCCAGAAACGTGTTGCACGCAAAATTTGTACAGCCACTTTTGTTCAGCCACTTGATGCAAATTTAGATGAGctgttctgcaggaaaaaatcaAGCTTGTGGATCTTCACCCACTAGTGGgagagaaaacatgaaagtCAGATGTTTTCAGCTCATTTCTACTTAAAGGTTCTTGATGCAATGGCTTGCAGCTTTGTGCTGCACAAATCACTTGTCATTTCCATGGCTTAATCACAGAAATCTTCGCTGACAGATGCATTAAGGAGTAGAAGAATTTCCAGTTCTGTTATAATACTCCTGAAGTCAGACACCAAACTGGGCTCCCTTTCTTTTCTAGTGTTAAGTCAAGCGCTGCTTTCTCATGCTCCCAGTGTCCATCACTGCATTTTGCACTCTCATTTCAGAAACTGTCTCGTGGACACAGAGATGAATATGATGTTCTGGGGCAAAAGCGAGGTGCAGACCCTGAGCTGGGTGGGAGATACCAGGTAACTTCCTCCCACACAGacaccttttttctttgaatctGGGGCCTTCCTACTCATGTCTAACCATGGCTTAGACGTGCAGGCCTTCATCACACGTTTGCAAAGCACCAGTGCCTTCCTGGAGAGGGAACAGAAAATCTGTGCAGTAACTCAGGCGGCTGGCAGTGCGGTGGGGACAGCAGTAaaccttcctccctcctctttgATCTTGGCCCCTTGCACCCCCCGTCCCTTTGCTGAGAGCTTGCAGTCACCCAGGGTAGGAAGTGACACCCAGCCTCGGGGCGGATGTGGAGCAGGCAAGGCAGGAGTGGGTGTTTCACAAGAGCTCGCTGCACGTGATGCCACCAAACAAGTGCCAACTAAGTcaagcagcagccaaaacaaCTGTTTCTGCTGCACAGCCCAACAGTctcagaggaaaagggaggggaaacCTTCTGCATCAGCATTGGAGGGGTTGCCTGGAGGTGGCAGCTGTCGGGTTGAGCAGAGAAGAGCTAAGTTTTATCAGTCATTAAAATTGCACCAATTTTCCAGATAACATGTTCTCTTCATATAGGCTTATGGGTGGAGACAAGATGGGCTGCAATGGGTGTGGCATGGCAAGCTGTAGCTGTGCCTTAGAGCAAATGCACAGAGACATAGAAGGTGGTAGGGGATGCTGGTGGTGCTACATGTGGGCAACTTTCCCCTTTTGTTTTacagcaaagaagaaagaaccCTCAGGACACCGTCTACACTGTGAGTTGAGGGATTGCTGGAAAAAGGAGTTTCTATTTCATAGAAGCCTTTTTCCCCCTACTCAATTTCAGCTTTGATTGAAACTTAACAGCTGCTTTCAAagacttctttttcccttccacacctccctttttttttttgctagaaaatTTCTGCTCCCTTCTCCATGATAGGAGAAATATACTGGCAGATAAGCAAAAGAATTTGCATCAAGATGCCTGTTGAGCCCTTTGTTAGCCATTAGTGACTACATCTTTGTCCCATGTGACTGATGCTGCAGTATTTTGTGCTTGTTCTCCACCATCTCTGAGAGGCCAAATGCCAGGTGCATGTAATAGTGGTTGCTAAGAAGCCTCTTGATTTAGCTGATTTAACTCTGGCTAAACGTGGTGAACTGCACTCCAAAGGATAGATAGATTAATGATAAAGCCCATGTCTTAACGTGGGTCTTTCTGAGTGTTTGGTCCTTGCTGAGAAATGAGCTTTATTCCAAGACTGGCCTTCATCATGATTGATTCAGACACTCTGATCACAGCTGGTGATAAGTGTTTTGTAACTGCTTCCCCaggtggaggaaggaagaactCTTTCTTAACCTTCACCCTGTAGTGTGAGATTTCCCTTTTCCCTGGGCCTAAGCTGCATGGTCAGGTTTGTCTCCTTGAACAAATGCTGCTCAAAGCTTGTCTTTGGAGATCTTTGTAGTATCTGGCACCAGTCTAGACAAATTACTTGGTTAAGGGTAGTTTTATTCATTTAAGTGTTTGGAGTTAAGACTATGGATATGCTAAGCAGACTTGATCATCTATAGCATCTATGTAAATGCACATTGGTCAAGCCCCACCACTAGTGCTTTGTCTCTGGAATATATCCAAGCTTTGCAGGCAAGGCCACAGGCTTGGCGTGCTGTCATCCAGGGGATGGCTTGGCTTTCTAGTAACACTGACTCTTTCCCCCTCTCTGTTTGCAGTCACTGCAGAAGGACAAGATGGGTGAGGCATACAGTGAAATCGGGATGAAGGGAGAGGTGAgtcctgctttccttcctggCAAAAGCCTGGGATGAAAAACTGCTGCTCccttggagagcagcagccctgacTGCACGTAGCTGCCTTGGGCAAGGAGGTCCCTGGGTTGCACAGCACCTACAGGCACCACTGAGAGCAGTTACCTACTTCCTGTAGTAACCGGTGTGCTCGGGGCAGCGCTGAGACAGACACGCAGCCACAGCGAGACAGTAGCCACAAAACAAGTCAGCAAGCTCTGTCCCATCAGCGTTAGAAacacagcccaggcagcagcagagactgaATCACATCAAGGGGAAATGTTGCAACTTTTGGACACTAAAATTCTGGTGGCTGCCCCAGCCGAGGAGGCAGAGGTGGGTGAGGAATAGCTGAAGGAGAAGTCTGGTTTCAagcactgcagcacagcagctcacaTTAGTTGAGCATGATCCTCCAGGGCACTTCAGAGTTGGAGGGTCAGAGTTTCCCCTCTGCGGGGTGTCAAGGCTGGTCAGCCTGACAGGCACAAGCCAGCAGTTACAAGCTCCTCCTTGtgcctgtcttcagaggagcAACGGGGGATACATTCTCCTTCCCCTACCTCTAGTCtcaatttttaaagaaggaacGGATCCGTTATATCTCAAGCCAGCAGCAAACACAGTGTTAGCTCCGCATGGAGACTGTGGGAGGAGGGAActtgtgctggaaaaaaatctggggATACTGTTTAAAAACTGCTGTTACATACACAGGTAGGTGTCTTAAATATAACCTTTCCTGTCCCTGtgaaaagtggggaaaaaagccagGCATTTCGAAGTTTAGCGCTGAGAAATGCTGAAGCAACACTGACATTGAATCCCCTCCcctttattattattctcaAGCTCACCTGCCATGTTTAAGATCAGTTTACAGGCTTAGAGTATAGGAAGTCTCACATGCTTTTACGACTGGTTCTGTTACCGGACACACACACTCCCAAAAACCTCCTTCTAGGGAGAGGATCATTTACCTGCTGCAGTTTGACTTGTGCCAGGCGCTGCCCTTCGCCACGCGTTGGTGACACGTTtgtggcacagccagggctgcccagcccgGCGGGAGGTTCCAGCCTCCACCCGGGGCTGCAGGCCCCGCTCCCCCGCAGGGCAGGGCGCTCCCCGGCCGCCTGGGGACGCAGCAGCAAGCGAGCTCCAGCAGATGGAGCAgaagggttttattttgtgcCTGGCCGGTCTGAGCGACCTTGTTTGTATGCTCTGCTTGTACCGTGACAGTCCTAGTGCCTATTTTACAGAACCCTCTGTGACTTCGTCCTCAGACAGCCTCGTCTGCTGCAGTTCCTTTGAATGTCTTAGACAGCTCACCGAACGCGTGCTGGAGAATTTCCTTCCTGATCCGTGTCTGTCCAACAGAGGGCAGAGTCCCTCGGACACCAGCTGACATGCAggaacttaaaaaaacacagcccAAATTTCTTCCAGTTGTGCCTCAGCGCGTAAAATAACCCGTGTCTATA carries:
- the CD247 gene encoding T-cell surface glycoprotein CD3 zeta chain; amino-acid sequence: MKWRRILTFAILQAQLPIIDAVPVLGLTDPRLCYLLDGFLFIYAVIITALFVKAKFSQSSEPQLQPGQDDVYNKLSRGHRDEYDVLGQKRGADPELGGRYQQRRKNPQDTVYTSLQKDKMGEAYSEIGMKGEQRRRGKGNEGVYQGLSTATKDTYDALQMQPLPPR